From a region of the Kaistia sp. 32K genome:
- a CDS encoding bifunctional [glutamine synthetase] adenylyltransferase/[glutamine synthetase]-adenylyl-L-tyrosine phosphorylase: MAVRKTRSMAEPSGLPLAAVIAADLRPPKAARSREILGDLQAAAKEAGAGPAFAELLQSHAGLGPFLAAVFDASPFLRQIALDDGKRLVGILAENPDSRFAELMAAVAASWRDTDEASLMTTLRRARAEVALLVGLADLGGVWSVDRVTGALTTFAETAVAATVDFLLADAHQAGKLRLPHPDEPSRDSGWILLGMGKCGARELNYSSDIDLIVLFDPERAQPTDRDEIGALFVRMTRRLVKILQERTSDGYVFRTDLRLRPDPGSTQVAISTPAAFLYYEASGQNWERAAMIKARPFAGDIAAGDDFLAELAPFIWRKYLDFAAIADIHSIKRQIHDHRGHEQVAVAGHNIKLGRGGIREIEFFVQTQQLIAGGRDRELRGRRTLDMLDILAAKGWIAPETAEELARCYRFLRAIEHRLQMIADEQTHTLPETEEGLEVIARLMGYRTVKAFSKDLVATLEKVRDHYIQLFEAAPPLSSSLGSLVFTGDDEDPETVATLASLGYRNPREVSRTIRGWHFGRYPAMRSAAARERLTEITPALLEALSSTDNADAAFNAFDRFLARLPAGVQLFALLSSNPGLLNLLTTIMGTAPRLAEIVTARPHVLDAVLDPAFFGRLPDKAILAARLDASLAEAESLEDVLDRARIFGKEQGFLIGVRVVAGSVSTRAAGFAYADLADLLVSTLLEHVRKALEAQHGTIPQSRIALLAMGKFGGREMTASSDLDLILLYDFPDTETGSNGARPLSGSQYFARLTQRLIAAISAPTAEGSLYEVDFRLRPSGNSGPLATHIRSFVEYQTKEAWTWEHMALTRARPIGGDDSLIAAAVADVRAILSTPHDQKKVQRDVLEMRALLEAEKTAEGPWDLKQVPGGQIDIEFITQYLQLVHGAGHPEILDVETEVSLAAASRAGLLPATEAEILLPALRLYQKLVLILRLSVDGPFNPAEAPRGLLGLLSRAGELPDFATLDAHVQATQKDVRAAFERIIGKVRKSKKA; the protein is encoded by the coding sequence ATGGCTGTACGCAAAACGAGATCGATGGCCGAGCCGTCCGGTCTTCCGCTCGCCGCCGTCATCGCAGCCGATCTGCGACCGCCGAAGGCGGCGCGAAGCCGCGAGATCCTCGGCGATCTGCAGGCGGCTGCCAAGGAGGCGGGCGCAGGGCCGGCCTTTGCCGAACTGCTGCAGTCGCATGCCGGGCTCGGTCCGTTCCTCGCCGCCGTCTTCGATGCCTCGCCCTTCCTGCGCCAGATCGCGCTCGACGACGGAAAGCGCCTCGTCGGCATTTTGGCGGAGAACCCCGATAGCCGTTTCGCCGAGCTGATGGCCGCCGTCGCCGCGTCGTGGCGCGACACCGACGAAGCCAGCCTGATGACGACGTTGCGCCGGGCGCGGGCCGAGGTGGCGCTGCTCGTCGGCCTCGCCGATCTCGGCGGCGTCTGGTCGGTCGACCGCGTCACCGGCGCGCTGACGACGTTCGCCGAGACCGCCGTCGCAGCGACCGTCGATTTCTTGCTCGCCGACGCCCACCAGGCCGGCAAGCTGCGCCTGCCGCATCCCGACGAGCCATCGCGCGATTCCGGTTGGATCCTGCTCGGCATGGGCAAGTGCGGCGCGCGCGAGCTGAACTATTCGAGCGACATCGACCTGATCGTGCTGTTCGATCCGGAGCGGGCGCAGCCGACCGATCGCGACGAGATCGGCGCGCTGTTCGTCCGCATGACCCGCCGGCTGGTCAAGATCTTGCAGGAGCGGACGAGCGACGGCTACGTCTTCCGCACGGATTTGCGGCTTCGCCCCGATCCTGGCTCTACCCAGGTGGCGATCTCGACGCCGGCGGCCTTCCTCTATTACGAGGCGAGCGGCCAGAACTGGGAACGCGCCGCGATGATCAAGGCGCGCCCCTTCGCCGGCGACATCGCGGCCGGCGACGACTTCCTGGCCGAGCTGGCGCCCTTCATCTGGCGCAAATATCTCGACTTCGCGGCGATTGCCGACATCCACTCGATCAAGCGCCAGATCCACGATCATCGCGGCCACGAGCAGGTGGCAGTCGCCGGCCACAACATCAAGCTCGGCCGCGGCGGCATCCGCGAGATCGAGTTCTTCGTCCAGACCCAGCAGCTGATCGCCGGCGGCCGCGACCGCGAACTGCGCGGGCGGCGCACGCTCGACATGCTGGATATCCTCGCCGCCAAGGGCTGGATCGCGCCGGAGACGGCGGAGGAACTGGCGCGCTGCTATCGCTTCCTGCGCGCCATCGAGCATCGCCTGCAGATGATCGCCGACGAGCAGACCCATACGCTCCCCGAGACGGAGGAGGGGCTGGAGGTCATCGCGCGCCTGATGGGCTACCGGACGGTGAAGGCCTTCTCCAAGGATCTGGTCGCGACGCTGGAGAAGGTGCGCGATCACTATATCCAGCTGTTCGAGGCCGCCCCGCCGCTTTCCTCCTCGCTCGGCAGCCTCGTCTTCACCGGCGACGACGAGGATCCGGAGACGGTGGCGACGCTGGCGAGCCTCGGCTACCGCAATCCGCGCGAGGTGAGCCGGACGATCCGCGGCTGGCATTTCGGCCGCTATCCGGCGATGCGCTCGGCCGCCGCGCGCGAGCGGCTGACCGAGATCACGCCGGCGCTGCTCGAGGCGCTGTCGTCGACCGACAATGCCGACGCCGCCTTCAACGCGTTCGACCGCTTCCTCGCCCGCCTGCCGGCCGGCGTCCAGCTGTTCGCGCTTCTGAGCTCGAATCCGGGCCTCCTGAACCTCCTCACCACGATCATGGGCACGGCGCCGCGCCTGGCGGAGATCGTCACGGCGCGGCCGCATGTGCTCGACGCGGTGCTCGACCCCGCCTTCTTCGGCCGCCTGCCGGACAAGGCGATCCTTGCCGCCCGGCTCGACGCCAGCCTCGCCGAGGCGGAATCGCTGGAGGACGTGCTCGACCGCGCGCGCATCTTCGGCAAGGAGCAGGGCTTCCTGATCGGCGTCCGCGTCGTCGCAGGCTCGGTGAGCACGCGCGCCGCCGGCTTCGCTTATGCCGACCTCGCCGACCTTCTCGTCTCGACCCTGCTGGAGCATGTTCGCAAGGCGCTCGAGGCGCAGCACGGCACGATCCCGCAGAGCCGGATCGCGCTGCTGGCGATGGGCAAGTTCGGCGGGCGCGAGATGACGGCGTCGTCGGATCTCGATCTCATCCTGCTCTATGATTTCCCCGATACCGAGACGGGCTCGAACGGTGCGCGGCCGCTCTCCGGCAGCCAGTATTTCGCGCGGCTGACGCAGCGCCTGATCGCGGCGATCTCCGCGCCGACGGCCGAGGGTTCGCTCTACGAGGTCGATTTCCGCCTGCGGCCTTCCGGCAATTCCGGACCGCTCGCCACCCACATCCGCTCCTTCGTCGAATACCAGACCAAGGAGGCCTGGACCTGGGAGCACATGGCGCTGACGCGGGCGCGGCCGATCGGCGGCGACGACAGCCTGATCGCGGCCGCCGTGGCCGATGTCCGCGCCATCCTCTCCACGCCGCATGACCAGAAGAAGGTCCAGCGCGACGTGCTGGAGATGCGCGCCCTGCTGGAAGCCGAGAAGACGGCCGAGGGCCCATGGGACCTGAAGCAGGTGCCCGGCGGCCAGATCGACATCGAGTTCATCACCCAGTACCTGCAGCTCGTGCATGGCGCCGGGCATCCGGAGATCCTCGACGTCGAGACCGAGGTATCGCTCGCGGCCGCCTCGCGAGCTGGGCTGTTGCCGGCGACGGAGGCGGAGATCCTGCTGCCGGCGCTCCGGCTCTATCAGAAGCTGGTGCTGATCCTGCGGCTCAGCGTCGACGGCCCGTTCAACCCGGCTGAGGCGCCGCGCGGACTGCTCGGCCTCCTGTCGCGGGCCGGCGAGCTGCCTGATTTCGCGACCCTCGACGCCCATGTCCAGGCGACGCAGAAGGACGTCCGCGCCGCCTTCGAGCGCATCATCGGCAAGGTTCGCAAGAGCAAGAAGGCCTAG